Proteins encoded by one window of Nicotiana tabacum cultivar K326 chromosome 10, ASM71507v2, whole genome shotgun sequence:
- the LOC107825601 gene encoding aconitate hydratase, cytoplasmic, with product MYSNTARKYSSSAASSLLRRASSSSVSRPVASSSAAAHAPSSSSLCNQQQRFSSTFRSVRCSVPRWSHGIDWKSPISLTAQIRTAAPALNSFHRKLSTMAEKNPFKEILTALPKPGGGEFGKFYSLPALNDPRIEKLPYSIRILLESAIRNCDNFQVKKEDVEKIIDWENSAPKLVEIPFKPARVLLQDFTGVPAVVDLACMRDAMNNLGSDSDKINPLVPVDLVIDHSVQVDVARSENAVQANMELEFQRNKERFAFLKWGSNAFHNMLVVPPGSGIVHQVNLEYLGRVVFNRDGFLYPDSVVGTDSHTTMIDGLGVAGWGVGGIEAEAAMLGQPMSMVLPGVVGFKLSGKLRNGVTATDLVLTVTQMLRKHGVVGKFVEFYGDGMEGLSLADRATIANMSPEYGATMGFFPVDHVTLQYLKLTGRSDETIAMIEAYLRANKMFVDYNEPQQEKVYSSYLDLDLVNVEPCVSGPKRPHDRVPLKEMKSDWHACLDNKVGFKGFAVPKEVQDKVAKFDFHGQPAELKHGSVVIAAITSCTNTSNPSVMLGAALVAKKASELGLHVKPWVKTSLAPGSGVVTKYLLKSGLQKYLNQQGFNIVGYGCTTCIGNSGDLDESVASAISENDIVAAAVLSGNRNFEGRVHALTRANYLASPPLVVAYALAGTVDIDFEKDPIGVGKDGKDVYFRDIWPSTEEIAEVVQSSVLPDMFKSTYEAITKGNTMWNELSVPTAKLYSWDPNSTYIHEPPYFKGMTMDPPGPHGVKDAYCLLNFGDSITTDHISPAGSIHKDSPAARYLMERGVDRRDFNSYGSRRGNDEIMARGTFANIRLVNKLLNGEVGPKTVHIPTGEKLSVFDAAMKYKSAGQDTVILAGAEYGSGSSRDWAAKGPMLLGVKAVIAKSFERIHRSNLVGMGIVPLCFKAGEDADTLGLTGHERYTIDLPENISEIRPGQDVAVRTDTGKSFTCIVRFDTEVELAYFNHGGILPYVIRQLTKQ from the exons ATGTATAGTAATACCGCTCGCAAATACTCTTCTTCTGCCGCTTCTTCACTCTTGAGAAGAGCCTCTTCTTCTTCCGTTTCTAGACCAGTAGCTTCCTCTTCTGCTGCTGCTCACGCGCCTTCGTCTTCTTCACTCTGTAATCAGCAGCAGCGTTTCTCCTCCACGTTCCGGTCTGTGAGGTGCTCGGTGCCGCGGTGGAGCCACGGTATTGATTGGAAGTCTCCGATCAGTCTTACTGCTCAGATCAGGACCGCCGCCCCTGCTCTCAACAGCTTCCACCGAAAGCTCTCTACCATGG CTGAAAAGAACCCATTTAAGGAAATCCTCACTGCTCTTCCAAAGCCTGGAGGTGGTGAATTCGGAAAGTTCTATAGCCTACCTGCTCTCAACGATCCCAGGATTG AGAAGCTACCATACTCTATTAGGATTCTTCTCGAATCAGCAATTCGTAATTGTGACAACTTTCAAGTGAAAAAGGAAGATGTTGAAAAGATTATCGACTGGGAAAATTCTGCACCTAAGCTTGTGGAGATACCCTTCAAGCCTGCCCGTGTGCTGCTGCAG GATTTTACTGGTGTACCCGCTGTGGTGGACCTTGCTTGCATGCGTGATGCCATGAACAACCTCGGCAGCGATTCTGACAAGATCAATCCATTG GTTCCTGTTGACCTAGTTATTGATCACTCTGTTCAAGTTGATGTGGCAAGGTCAGAAAATGCAGTCCAGGCTAATATGGAGCTTGAATTCCAAAGGAACAAGGAGAGATTTGCCTTTCTTAAGTGGGGATCTAATGCTTTCCACAACATGCTTGTTGTTCCACCTGGGTCTGGTATTGTGCATCAG GTCAATCTTGAATATCTTGGAAGGGTTGTCTTTAATAGGGATGGGTTTCTCTACCCAGACAGCGTGGTCGGAACAGATTCCCACACAACCATGATTGATGGGCTAGGAGTTGCTGGCTGGGGTGTCGGAGGTATTGAAGCTGAAGCTGCTATGCTTGGCCAG CCAATGAGCATGGTGTTGCCTGGAGTTGTCGGGTTCAAGTTATCAGGGAAATTGCGAAATGGTGTAACTGCCACTGACCTTGTCCTGACTGTCACTCAAATGCTCAGGAAGCATGGTGTTGTCGGAAAGTTTGTTGAATTCTATG GTGATGGAATGGAAGGGCTATCTTTGGCTGACAGGGCCACCATTGCAAACATGTCTCCTGAATATGGTGCAACAATGGGTTTCTTCCCTGTAGATCATGTTACCCTGCAATATCTCAAGTTGACTGGGAGAAGTGATGAAACA ATTGCAATGATAGAGGCGTATCTCCGTGCAAATAAGATGTTTGTCGACTATAATGAG CCTCAACAAGAAAAAGTGTATTCTTCTTATTTGGACCTAGACCTTGTGAACGTTGAACCATGTGTGTCAGGGCCAAAGAG ACCTCATGACCGTGTGCCTTTGAAAGAGATGAAGTCTGACTGGCAtgcttgccttgataacaaggtTGGATTCAAG GGATTTGCTGTGCCAAAAGAAGTGCAAGATAAAGTAGCTAAGTTTGACTTTCACGGGCAACCTGCAGAGCTCAAACATGGCAGTGTTGTGATTGCTGCTATCACAAGTTGCACAAATACATCCAATCCCAGTGTTATGCTAGGAGCAGCTCTTGTTGCCAAAAAGGCTTCTGAGCTGGGTCTACAT GTTAAACCATGGGTTAAAACAAGCCTTGCTCCAGGCTCTGGTGTTGTTACAAAATATTTACTCAAGAG TGGGCTACAGAAGTATCTAAATCAGCAGGGTTTCAACATTGTTGGCTATGGCTGCACCACTTGTATCGGTAATTCTGGGGACTTGGACGAATCTGTTGCTTCTGCCATATCAGAGAATG ACATTGTTGCTGCTGCTGTACTCTCCGGAAACCGCAACTTTGAGGGGCGTGTTCATGCCCTGACAAGAGCAAACTATCTTGCTTCACCTCCTTTGGTGGTTGCCTATGCTCTTGCTGGCACG GTTGATATCGACTTTGAGAAAGATCCAATTGGGGTGGGAAAGGATGGTAAGGATGTGTACTTCAGGGATATATGGCCATCAACTGAAGAAATTGCTGAG GTTGTTCAATCAAGTGTATTGCCAGACATGTTCAAGAGTACTTATGAAGCTATTACAAAGGGCAATACCATGTGGAATGAATTATCTGTACCAACAGCAAAGCTGTACTCATGGGATCCTAATTCTACATACATTCATGAGCCACCATATTTCAAGGGTATGACCATGGATCCTCCTGGGCCCCATGGAGTGAAGGATGCCTACTGCTTGTTGAACTTTGGTGATAGTATTACCACGGATCACATTTCACCTGCTGGAAGCATTCATAAAGATAGCCCAGCCGCTAGGTACCTTATGGAGCGCGGTGTCGATCGCAGGGACTTCAACTCATATGGTAGCCGTCGTGGTAACGATGAAATTATGGCTAGGGGTACTTTCGCCAATATCCGCCTTGTGAACAAGCTGTTGAATGGGGAAGTTGGTCCAAAGACAGTCCACATTCCCACAGGAGAAAAACTCTCTGTGTTTGATGCTGCAATG AAATACAAATCTGCTGGGCAAGACACTGTTATCTTGGCTGGAGCTGAATATGGAAGTGGAAGCTCCCGAGATTGGGCTGCCAAGGGCCCAATGTTGTTG GGAGTTAAAGCTGTAATTGCTAAGAGCTTCGAGAGGATTCACCGCAGCAACTTGGTAGGAATGGGTATCGTGCCTCTATGTTTTAAGGCTGGGGAGGATGCAGATACACTTGGATTGACAGGTCACGAGCGATATACCATTGATCTTCCAGAAAATATTAGTGAGATCCGCCCAGGTCAAGACGTTGCTGTACGAACAGATACTGGAAAATCCTTCACTTGCATAGTGCGGTTCGACACCGAG GTGGAGTTGGCTTATTTCAACCATGGAGGTATTCTGCCATATGTCATTCGTCAGTTGACTAAGCAATAA